The Hemicordylus capensis ecotype Gifberg chromosome 6, rHemCap1.1.pri, whole genome shotgun sequence genome window below encodes:
- the LOC128331358 gene encoding uncharacterized protein LOC128331358, whose amino-acid sequence MEVGVLKDKEDSEPLENNKKHRTGIQKLFYISNISRPYISSAVGRLHRRVDSPAKKNLNAVKRIGQYSKRTADFELLLLACKDAKLIGYMDANWAEDQKDRKSTSCYAFFNGGEVITWMSRKQSIAASSSTEAEYISVAQACQEVWLHKLLEDFKINEAKPTIMYEDN is encoded by the coding sequence ATGGAAGTGGGTGTTCTAAAAGATAAAGAGGACAGTGAACCTCTAGAGAACAATAAAAAACACAGAACAGGAATTCAAAAGCTCTTCTACATATCTAACATCTCAAGGCCATATATTTCATCAGCAGTTGGTAGACTGCACAGAAGGGTGGACTCACCAGCGAAAAAGAACTTGAATGCAGTGAAAAGGATTGGACAATATTCAAAAAGAACAGCAGATTTTGAATTGCTCTTGCTGGCCTGCAAGGATGCTAAATTGATAGGCTACATGGATGCAAACTGGGCTGAAGACCAAAAGGATAGAAAATCAACTAGCTGCTATGCATTCTTCAATGGAGGAGAAGTAATTACTTGGATGAGCAGAAAACAGTCAATTGCGGCTTCTTCCTCCACTGAGGCTGAATACATTTCTGTAGCACAAGCATGTCAAGAAGTGTGGTTGCATAAGCTTCTTGAagactttaaaataaatgaagcaaAGCCAACCATTATGTATGAGGATAACTAA